A portion of the Rhodopseudomonas sp. BAL398 genome contains these proteins:
- a CDS encoding PadR family transcriptional regulator, whose translation MALGDAILACLTERPMTGYELAKTFDASIGFFWKADHQQIYRELARLRDRGHVQGREVVQSGKPNKLVYTLTPEGRIALRHWAARPSSPALMKDDLLVRLYALDSVDIDPLRGDLMARMEYHRDRAARYDRILTKRFPQGTATPADTGKLLLLRMGLRHERMVADFCEEALDALAAVSGRGNIVAIEQPREGDD comes from the coding sequence ATGGCGCTGGGCGACGCAATCCTCGCATGCCTGACTGAACGTCCGATGACGGGCTATGAGCTCGCCAAGACCTTCGATGCGTCGATCGGCTTCTTCTGGAAGGCCGACCATCAGCAGATCTATCGCGAGCTGGCGCGGCTGCGCGACCGCGGCCATGTTCAGGGCCGCGAGGTGGTGCAGTCCGGCAAACCCAACAAGCTGGTCTACACCCTGACGCCGGAAGGCCGCATTGCGCTGCGGCACTGGGCCGCGCGGCCGAGCAGCCCGGCCCTGATGAAGGACGACCTGTTGGTGCGGCTCTACGCGCTCGACAGCGTCGACATCGATCCGCTGCGCGGCGACCTGATGGCGCGGATGGAATATCACCGCGACCGCGCCGCCCGCTACGACCGCATCCTGACCAAGCGCTTTCCGCAAGGCACCGCCACGCCGGCCGACACCGGCAAATTGCTGCTGCTGCGGATGGGGCTGCGCCACGAGCGGATGGTGGCGGATTTTTGCGAAGAGGCGCTCGACGCGCTGGCCGCGGTGTCCGGACGCGGCAACATCGTGGCGATCGAACAGCCGCGCGAGGGCGACGACTAG
- a CDS encoding nuclear transport factor 2 family protein, with product MSVSGLERWYAYMKSHDQAALWELLHPDAVFESPVVHTPQRGREITFKYLASAEQVLGGPGFVYRGEWRSPTGAVLEFEKVIEGITINGVDIITFDDDGKIINFKVMVRPLKAVNLLHRLMGEQLTRMAGEAGKAKPSSQP from the coding sequence ATGTCCGTGAGCGGTCTGGAGAGATGGTACGCCTATATGAAGTCGCACGACCAGGCGGCGCTGTGGGAGCTGCTGCATCCCGACGCGGTGTTTGAAAGCCCGGTGGTGCACACGCCGCAACGCGGGCGCGAGATTACCTTCAAATATCTGGCGAGCGCCGAACAGGTGCTGGGCGGTCCGGGATTTGTCTACCGGGGCGAATGGCGCAGCCCGACCGGCGCGGTGCTCGAATTCGAAAAAGTGATCGAGGGCATCACCATCAATGGCGTCGACATTATTACCTTCGACGACGACGGTAAAATCATCAACTTCAAAGTGATGGTGCGCCCGCTCAAGGCGGTCAATCTGTTGCACCGGCTGATGGGCGAACAATTGACCCGCATGGCCGGCGAGGCCGGCAAAGCAAAACCATCATCGCAGCCGTGA
- a CDS encoding acyl-CoA dehydrogenase C-terminal domain-containing protein translates to MPTYKAPLEDVGFLLNDVFQFDRYNNLPGFADASADLRDAILNEAARLSEEVLQPLNRVGDKEGCTRHDDGSVTTPSGFKEAYKQVAEGGWLGLSAPTEFGGQGLPVTLTQVVAEFQISANMAFSMYHGLTMGAAAALLVHGKPEQKAIFLPKMVSGEWTGTMNLTEPQCGTDLGLLRTKAVKQADGSYKITGTKIFISAGEHDLAENIIHLVLARIEGAPAGIKGVSLFVVPKIKVNTDGSLGERNGVTCGAIEHKMGIHGNATCVMNYDGATGWLIGEENKGMQGMFVMMNEARLGVAVQGLAQSEVAYQNAVTYARERLQGRALSGPKATDKPADPIIVHPDIRRVLLTMRAFNEAARAMVVWTALKSDVAHRSSDAKERQAADDHMGLMTPVLKGVLTDVGFSNTVLAQQVYGGHGYIADNGMEQFVRDARIAMIYEGANGIQALDLVGRKLPRDGGRAVMAFFAELGAFAKEHGGDEAMKPYIAPVSTALGHLQQATTWLMLNAMAAPDNAGAGATDYMQLFGLVACGYMWARMAKVAQDKIASDGATPYLTTKLVTGRFFMERMLPETALHLARIQSGSATTMELPAEAF, encoded by the coding sequence ATGCCGACCTATAAGGCCCCTCTGGAAGACGTCGGATTTCTGCTCAACGATGTCTTCCAATTCGATCGCTACAACAATCTGCCGGGCTTTGCCGACGCCTCCGCCGATCTGCGCGACGCCATCCTGAACGAGGCGGCGCGCCTCAGCGAAGAAGTGCTGCAGCCGCTCAACCGGGTCGGCGACAAAGAGGGCTGCACCCGCCATGACGACGGCAGCGTGACCACGCCGAGCGGGTTCAAGGAGGCCTACAAGCAGGTCGCCGAAGGCGGCTGGCTCGGCCTGTCGGCGCCGACGGAATTCGGCGGCCAGGGCCTGCCGGTGACGTTGACCCAGGTGGTGGCCGAATTCCAGATCTCCGCCAATATGGCGTTCTCGATGTATCACGGCCTGACCATGGGCGCCGCAGCGGCGCTGCTGGTGCACGGCAAGCCGGAGCAGAAGGCGATCTTCCTGCCCAAGATGGTATCGGGCGAATGGACCGGCACCATGAACCTGACCGAGCCGCAATGCGGCACCGATCTCGGTCTGCTGCGCACCAAGGCGGTGAAGCAGGCCGATGGCAGCTACAAGATTACCGGTACCAAGATCTTCATCTCCGCCGGCGAGCACGATCTGGCCGAGAACATCATCCATCTGGTGCTGGCCCGGATCGAGGGCGCGCCGGCCGGGATCAAGGGCGTGTCGCTGTTCGTGGTGCCGAAGATCAAGGTCAATACCGACGGCTCGCTCGGCGAGCGCAACGGCGTGACCTGCGGGGCGATCGAGCACAAGATGGGCATCCACGGCAATGCCACCTGCGTGATGAATTACGACGGCGCCACCGGCTGGCTGATCGGCGAAGAGAACAAGGGCATGCAGGGCATGTTCGTGATGATGAACGAGGCCCGGCTCGGCGTCGCGGTGCAGGGACTGGCGCAATCCGAGGTGGCCTATCAGAACGCCGTCACCTATGCGCGCGAGCGGCTGCAGGGCCGGGCGCTGTCGGGGCCGAAGGCGACCGACAAGCCGGCCGACCCGATCATCGTGCATCCCGACATCCGCCGCGTGTTGCTGACCATGCGCGCCTTCAACGAGGCGGCGCGCGCCATGGTGGTGTGGACCGCGCTGAAGAGCGACGTCGCGCATCGCTCCAGCGATGCCAAGGAACGCCAGGCCGCCGACGATCACATGGGGCTGATGACCCCGGTGCTGAAGGGCGTGCTGACCGATGTGGGTTTTTCCAACACCGTGCTGGCGCAGCAGGTCTATGGCGGCCACGGCTACATCGCCGACAACGGCATGGAGCAGTTCGTCCGCGATGCGCGGATCGCGATGATCTATGAGGGCGCCAACGGCATTCAGGCGCTCGACCTGGTCGGCCGCAAATTGCCGCGCGACGGCGGCCGCGCCGTGATGGCGTTCTTCGCCGAGCTCGGCGCCTTCGCCAAGGAGCATGGCGGCGACGAGGCGATGAAGCCCTATATCGCGCCGGTCTCGACCGCGCTCGGCCATCTGCAGCAGGCCACCACCTGGCTGATGCTTAACGCGATGGCGGCGCCCGACAATGCCGGTGCCGGCGCCACCGATTACATGCAGCTGTTTGGCCTGGTGGCCTGCGGCTACATGTGGGCCAGGATGGCCAAGGTGGCGCAGGACAAGATTGCCAGCGATGGTGCCACACCCTATCTGACCACCAAGCTCGTCACCGGCCGCTTCTTCATGGAGCGGATGCTGCCCGAAACCGCGCTGCATCTGGCCCGCATCCAGAGCGGCAGCGCCACCACGATGGAACTGCCGGCGGAGGCGTTCTGA
- a CDS encoding acetyl-CoA C-acetyltransferase, translating to MPEAFIYDHVRTPRGRGKPDGALHEVTAVALATAPLKALKERNNLQVDTVDDVILGCVDPIGEAGSDIARFAAMNAGLGEAVPGVQINRFCASGLDAVNFAAAQIMSGQHELVIGGGAESMSRIGIGASGGAWPMDPSIAVPSYFMPQGISADLIATKYGFSRDDVDAYAVQSQQRSAKSWDEGRFDKSVIPVKDINGLTILAKDEHMRPSTTMQSLGQLQPSFVQMGMMGGFDAVAIQSHPEIEKINYVHHAGNSSGIVDGAAAVLLGSAEAGKKYDMKPRAKIRAFVNIGSEPAMMLTGPVDVTKKLFERSGMKKGDIDLFELNEAFASVVLRYMQAFEIDNDKINVNGGAIALGHPLGATGAMILGTVLDELERTNKSTALVTLCIGGGMGTATIIERV from the coding sequence ATGCCCGAAGCCTTTATCTACGATCACGTTCGCACCCCGCGCGGCCGCGGCAAGCCGGATGGCGCGCTGCATGAAGTGACCGCGGTGGCGCTGGCCACCGCGCCGCTGAAAGCGCTCAAGGAGCGCAACAATCTGCAGGTCGACACCGTGGACGACGTGATCCTCGGCTGCGTCGATCCGATCGGCGAGGCCGGCTCCGATATCGCCCGCTTCGCGGCGATGAATGCCGGTCTCGGCGAGGCGGTGCCCGGCGTGCAGATCAACCGGTTCTGCGCCTCGGGTCTCGACGCGGTGAATTTCGCCGCGGCGCAGATCATGAGCGGGCAGCACGAATTGGTGATCGGCGGCGGCGCCGAATCGATGAGCCGGATCGGCATCGGCGCCTCCGGCGGCGCCTGGCCGATGGACCCGTCGATCGCGGTGCCGTCCTATTTCATGCCGCAGGGCATCTCGGCCGATCTGATCGCCACCAAATACGGCTTCTCGCGCGACGACGTCGACGCCTATGCGGTGCAGAGCCAGCAGCGCTCGGCCAAGTCCTGGGACGAGGGCCGCTTCGACAAATCGGTGATCCCGGTCAAGGACATCAACGGCCTGACGATCCTCGCCAAGGACGAGCATATGCGGCCGTCGACGACGATGCAGTCGCTCGGCCAGTTGCAGCCGTCCTTCGTGCAGATGGGGATGATGGGCGGCTTCGACGCGGTGGCGATCCAGTCGCATCCCGAGATCGAGAAGATCAACTACGTGCATCACGCCGGCAATTCCTCCGGCATCGTCGACGGCGCCGCCGCGGTGCTGCTCGGCAGCGCCGAGGCTGGCAAGAAATACGACATGAAGCCGCGGGCGAAAATCCGCGCCTTCGTCAATATTGGCTCGGAGCCGGCGATGATGCTGACCGGTCCGGTCGACGTCACCAAGAAGCTGTTCGAGCGCTCCGGCATGAAGAAGGGCGATATCGATCTGTTCGAGCTCAACGAGGCCTTCGCCTCGGTGGTGCTGCGCTACATGCAGGCCTTCGAGATCGACAATGACAAGATCAATGTCAATGGCGGCGCCATCGCGCTCGGCCATCCGCTCGGCGCCACCGGCGCGATGATTCTCGGCACCGTGCTCGACGAATTGGAGCGCACCAACAAGTCGACCGCACTGGTGACCTTGTGCATCGGCGGCGGCATGGGCACCGCGACCATCATCGAGCGGGTGTGA
- a CDS encoding 3-hydroxyacyl-CoA dehydrogenase NAD-binding domain-containing protein: MAFKNFKLETDSDGIALVTWDLPGRSMNVLDTATIEELGAIVEATTADAAVKGVVITSAKEAFCAGADLSMLEAMNKQFAQIRKEKGEEAAQQMLFDESRKLSQILRRLETCGKPWVAAINGLALGGGFEVTLACHYRVAADNPKTKLGLPEIKVGLFPGGGGTQRLPRILQPADAMQMLLKGEQINLAKAKAQKIVDAIVPAAELIGAAKEWIKAGGKPVAPWDIKGFKLPGGAVFSKQGMMIFPAGNAIYRRETYDNYPAARAIMSCAYEGLQLPMDAALRVESRYFAHILQSKEAAAMIRSLFLSMQELNKGARRPQNIPPTKVKKLAIIGAGFMGASVGYVSAKGGIEVVLIDRDQESADKGKAHCKSVIDGLVAKGRAKEADRDALMAKITATADYAAIKDCDLVIEAVFEDRAVKAELYKKVQPFLKEGAIMASNTSTLPINSLAEEFEDQSKFIGIHFFSPVEKMMLVEIIVGKNTGDVALATALDYVRQISKTPIVVNDSRGFFANRCVLRFTAEGLEMLMEGVPAPMIETVAKMAGMPVGPLSLSDEVALDLVLKIMKATEADLGSQAVDQQQKQLMVEMVEKQGRFGRKNSKGFYDYPEKGKGQKSLWHGIGALQPKHLDPDTLDIEEMKQRFLVVQAVEAARTVEDHVITDPREADVGSILGFGFAPFTGGTLSYIDFMGTKEFVALCHKLEAKYGSRFTPPKLLEDMAKNGETFYGRFPPKKLAAA, translated from the coding sequence ATGGCCTTCAAGAATTTCAAACTCGAAACCGATTCCGACGGCATTGCGCTCGTGACCTGGGATCTGCCGGGCCGCTCGATGAATGTGCTGGATACAGCCACCATCGAGGAGCTCGGCGCCATCGTCGAAGCCACCACCGCGGACGCCGCCGTCAAGGGCGTGGTGATCACCTCGGCCAAGGAGGCGTTCTGCGCCGGCGCCGATCTGTCGATGCTGGAAGCCATGAACAAGCAGTTCGCGCAGATCCGCAAGGAGAAGGGCGAGGAAGCCGCGCAGCAGATGCTGTTCGACGAGAGCCGCAAACTGTCGCAGATCCTGCGCCGGCTCGAGACCTGCGGCAAACCATGGGTCGCGGCGATCAATGGCTTGGCGCTCGGCGGCGGTTTCGAAGTGACGCTGGCCTGCCATTATCGCGTGGCCGCAGACAATCCGAAGACCAAGCTCGGCCTGCCGGAGATCAAGGTTGGCCTGTTCCCCGGCGGCGGCGGCACCCAGCGGCTGCCGCGGATTCTGCAGCCGGCCGATGCGATGCAGATGCTGCTCAAGGGCGAGCAGATCAATCTGGCCAAGGCCAAGGCGCAGAAGATCGTCGACGCCATCGTGCCGGCGGCCGAGCTGATCGGCGCCGCCAAGGAGTGGATCAAGGCCGGCGGCAAGCCGGTGGCGCCGTGGGACATCAAGGGTTTTAAACTCCCCGGCGGCGCGGTGTTCTCCAAGCAGGGCATGATGATCTTCCCGGCCGGCAACGCGATCTATCGCCGCGAGACCTATGACAATTATCCGGCGGCGCGCGCCATCATGAGCTGCGCCTATGAGGGATTGCAGCTGCCGATGGACGCCGCTTTGCGCGTCGAATCGCGCTATTTCGCCCACATCCTGCAGAGCAAGGAAGCCGCGGCGATGATCCGCAGCCTGTTCCTGTCGATGCAGGAATTGAACAAGGGCGCGCGGCGGCCGCAGAATATTCCGCCGACCAAGGTGAAGAAGCTGGCCATCATCGGCGCCGGCTTCATGGGCGCCAGCGTCGGCTATGTCTCGGCCAAGGGTGGCATCGAAGTAGTGCTGATCGACCGCGACCAGGAGAGCGCCGACAAGGGCAAGGCGCATTGCAAGAGCGTGATCGACGGCCTCGTCGCCAAGGGCCGCGCCAAGGAGGCCGACCGCGACGCGCTGATGGCGAAGATCACCGCCACCGCCGATTACGCCGCAATCAAGGATTGCGATCTCGTCATCGAGGCGGTGTTCGAGGATCGCGCCGTCAAGGCCGAGCTCTACAAGAAGGTGCAGCCATTCTTAAAGGAGGGCGCCATCATGGCGTCCAACACCTCGACGCTGCCGATCAATTCGCTGGCGGAAGAGTTCGAGGATCAATCGAAATTCATCGGCATCCATTTCTTCTCGCCGGTCGAGAAGATGATGCTGGTGGAGATCATCGTCGGCAAGAACACCGGCGACGTGGCGCTCGCCACCGCGCTGGATTATGTCCGCCAGATCAGCAAGACGCCGATCGTGGTCAATGACAGCCGTGGCTTCTTCGCCAATCGCTGCGTGCTGCGCTTCACCGCCGAGGGGTTGGAAATGCTGATGGAAGGCGTGCCGGCGCCGATGATCGAGACCGTCGCCAAGATGGCCGGCATGCCGGTGGGGCCGCTGTCGCTGTCCGACGAGGTCGCGCTCGATCTGGTGCTGAAGATCATGAAAGCCACCGAAGCCGATCTCGGCAGCCAGGCGGTCGATCAGCAGCAGAAGCAGCTGATGGTCGAGATGGTCGAAAAGCAGGGCCGGTTCGGCCGCAAGAATTCGAAAGGGTTCTACGACTATCCGGAAAAGGGCAAGGGTCAGAAGAGCCTGTGGCATGGCATCGGCGCCCTGCAACCCAAGCACCTCGATCCCGACACGCTCGACATCGAGGAGATGAAGCAGCGCTTTTTGGTGGTGCAGGCGGTGGAAGCCGCGCGCACCGTCGAGGATCACGTCATCACCGATCCGCGCGAGGCCGATGTCGGCTCGATCCTCGGCTTCGGCTTCGCCCCGTTCACCGGCGGCACGCTGAGCTATATCGACTTCATGGGCACCAAAGAGTTCGTGGCGCTGTGCCACAAGCTCGAGGCCAAATACGGCTCCCGCTTCACCCCGCCGAAGCTGTTGGAAGACATGGCGAAAAACGGCGAGACTTTCTACGGCCGCTTCCCGCCGAAGAAGCTGGCGGCAGCGTAA
- the gstA gene encoding glutathione transferase GstA, with translation MKLYYSPGACSLSPHIALLEAGLPYELVKVDVRAKKLENGDDYLKINPKGQVPALGLDSGEVMTEGPVIVQVIADQAAASKLAPAQGSPERYRLQEWLNFITTELHKGFSPLFNPAIPDEVKTVFRDRIMGKFKYLDEQLAGHDYLMGQQFTVADGYLFTILRWADAMKIDISALPTLTAYKTRIAARPKVQEALAKEGLLKAA, from the coding sequence ATGAAACTGTATTATTCGCCCGGCGCCTGCTCGCTGTCACCGCATATCGCATTGTTGGAGGCCGGATTGCCTTACGAATTGGTGAAGGTCGATGTTCGCGCCAAAAAGCTGGAAAACGGCGACGATTATCTCAAGATCAACCCCAAGGGCCAGGTGCCGGCGCTCGGGCTCGATTCCGGCGAGGTCATGACCGAAGGCCCGGTGATCGTCCAGGTCATCGCCGACCAGGCCGCAGCCTCCAAGCTCGCCCCCGCCCAAGGCAGCCCGGAGCGTTATCGCCTGCAGGAATGGCTGAACTTCATCACCACCGAACTGCACAAGGGGTTTTCGCCGCTGTTCAACCCGGCGATCCCCGACGAGGTCAAGACCGTGTTCCGCGACCGCATCATGGGCAAGTTCAAATATCTCGACGAGCAGCTCGCCGGTCACGATTATCTGATGGGCCAGCAATTCACCGTCGCCGACGGCTATCTGTTCACGATCCTGCGCTGGGCCGACGCGATGAAGATCGACATCTCGGCGCTGCCGACCCTGACCGCCTACAAGACCCGAATCGCCGCGCGGCCCAAGGTGCAGGAAGCCCTCGCCAAGGAAGGCCTGCTGAAGGCCGCGTGA
- a CDS encoding MarR family winged helix-turn-helix transcriptional regulator: MKRKPSTEATAAWIRLMRLQSRVLDAVEQELKKAGFPPLAWYDALLELSRAPSGELRPVELEKQMLIPQYSTSRLIDRLVDEGLAARRECKMDKRGQFVEITEAGRELQKKMWGAYSAAIETHVGSKLSDADAAKLCSLLDRLGCSCDGTASLATKDSAPAR, encoded by the coding sequence ATGAAACGCAAACCGTCGACCGAAGCGACCGCGGCCTGGATTCGCCTGATGCGACTCCAGAGCAGGGTGCTGGACGCCGTCGAGCAGGAGCTGAAGAAGGCCGGCTTCCCGCCGCTGGCCTGGTATGACGCGCTGCTGGAATTGTCGCGCGCGCCGTCGGGCGAGCTGCGGCCGGTCGAGCTCGAAAAGCAGATGCTGATCCCGCAATATTCCACCTCGCGGCTGATCGACCGGCTCGTCGATGAGGGCCTGGCGGCGCGGCGCGAATGCAAGATGGACAAGCGCGGCCAGTTCGTCGAGATCACCGAGGCCGGGCGCGAGTTGCAAAAGAAGATGTGGGGCGCCTATTCGGCGGCGATCGAGACCCATGTCGGATCGAAATTGTCGGATGCCGACGCGGCCAAGCTGTGCAGCCTGCTCGACCGGCTCGGCTGCTCCTGCGACGGGACAGCCTCGCTCGCCACCAAAGACAGCGCCCCGGCGCGATGA
- a CDS encoding glutamate--cysteine ligase has product MARDQIDMTPLHSRDELVAWLEDGIKPPSEFRIGTEHEKTPFTLIGHQPVPYAGGNGIGALLDGMKLLLGWEPIMEGGNIIGLLDVTGGGAISLEPGGQFELSGAPVETVHQTQSELMAHLAQVREVATPLGIGFLGLGMTPSWSRAQIPTMPKGRYNIMTNYMPKVGQYGLDMMYRTCTVQTNLDFSSEADMVKKLRVSVALQPIATALFANSPFTEGKPNGYLSFRSEIWRDTDNARSGMIPWAFEDGMGFERWVDYALDVPMYFVKRGDQYIDVAGASFRDFFDGKNKILPGERPTLSDWANHLSTIFPEVRLKRYLEMRGADGVPWGRLPALPAFWVGLLYDDTSLDAAWEIVKRWNAQERQALRDDVPRLGFKAKIRERFLFEIAKECMVLAHAGLRRRARIDHLGRDESRHLEPLDHILDTGRTPAEEMLEKFHGAWHGSVEPAYDEYAF; this is encoded by the coding sequence ATGGCGCGTGACCAGATCGATATGACGCCGCTGCATTCGCGCGACGAGCTCGTGGCTTGGCTGGAAGACGGCATCAAGCCGCCATCGGAATTCCGGATCGGCACCGAGCATGAAAAGACCCCGTTCACGCTGATTGGCCATCAACCGGTGCCCTATGCGGGCGGCAACGGCATCGGCGCGCTGCTCGACGGCATGAAGCTGCTGCTCGGCTGGGAGCCGATCATGGAAGGCGGCAACATCATCGGCCTGCTTGATGTGACCGGCGGCGGCGCGATTTCGCTGGAGCCGGGCGGCCAGTTCGAATTGTCCGGCGCGCCGGTCGAGACCGTGCACCAGACCCAGTCGGAATTGATGGCGCATCTGGCCCAGGTGCGCGAAGTGGCGACCCCGCTCGGCATCGGCTTTCTCGGCCTCGGCATGACGCCGTCCTGGTCGCGGGCGCAGATCCCGACGATGCCGAAAGGCCGCTACAACATCATGACCAATTACATGCCGAAGGTCGGCCAATACGGCCTCGACATGATGTATCGCACCTGCACGGTGCAGACCAATCTCGACTTCTCGTCGGAAGCCGACATGGTGAAGAAGCTGCGGGTGTCGGTGGCGCTGCAGCCGATCGCCACCGCTCTATTCGCCAATTCGCCGTTCACCGAAGGCAAGCCTAACGGCTATTTGTCGTTCCGCTCCGAGATCTGGCGCGACACCGACAATGCCCGCTCCGGCATGATCCCCTGGGCGTTCGAGGACGGCATGGGGTTCGAGCGCTGGGTCGATTACGCGCTCGACGTGCCGATGTATTTCGTCAAGCGCGGCGACCAATATATCGACGTCGCCGGCGCCTCGTTCCGCGACTTCTTCGATGGCAAGAACAAGATTCTGCCCGGCGAGCGGCCGACGCTGTCGGATTGGGCCAATCATCTGTCGACGATCTTTCCCGAGGTTCGGCTCAAGCGTTATCTGGAAATGCGCGGCGCCGACGGCGTGCCGTGGGGCCGGCTGCCGGCGCTACCGGCCTTCTGGGTCGGCTTGCTGTATGATGACACTAGCCTCGACGCGGCCTGGGAGATCGTCAAGCGCTGGAATGCGCAGGAGCGCCAGGCGCTGCGCGATGACGTGCCGCGACTTGGCTTCAAGGCCAAGATCCGCGAGCGCTTCCTGTTCGAAATCGCCAAGGAATGCATGGTGCTGGCCCATGCCGGGCTGCGCCGCCGCGCCCGCATCGACCATCTGGGCCGTGACGAATCGCGGCATCTGGAGCCGCTCGACCACATTCTCGATACCGGCCGCACCCCGGCCGAGGAGATGCTGGAGAAATTCCACGGCGCCTGGCACGGCTCGGTGGAGCCGGCCTATGACGAATACGCCTTCTAG
- a CDS encoding PAN domain-containing protein → MLALAAGLTTAALSASPARAQANFDRPGGDYSRAPVPSGDPADCALTCERDRRCRSWTFAYPTSPDHGAVCWLKSTVPQLLPNNCCVSGVRGAGVLEPRNRSIEASIDRFGGDYKNMELKKGDGNEACKAICEADHKCRAWTYARPGYIGRNAHCFLKKEIKPPRRKPGFISGVVR, encoded by the coding sequence ATGCTTGCTTTGGCGGCGGGCCTGACGACGGCTGCGCTGTCGGCCAGTCCGGCGAGGGCGCAGGCCAATTTCGACCGCCCGGGCGGAGACTATTCGCGCGCGCCGGTGCCGAGCGGCGACCCGGCTGATTGCGCGCTCACCTGCGAGCGCGACCGCCGCTGCCGGTCATGGACCTTCGCCTATCCGACCTCGCCCGATCACGGCGCGGTGTGCTGGCTGAAGAGCACGGTGCCACAGCTGCTGCCGAATAATTGCTGCGTCTCCGGGGTGCGCGGCGCCGGCGTGCTGGAGCCGCGCAACCGCTCGATCGAAGCGTCGATCGATCGCTTCGGCGGCGATTACAAGAACATGGAGCTGAAAAAGGGCGACGGCAACGAGGCCTGCAAGGCGATCTGCGAGGCCGACCACAAATGCCGGGCCTGGACCTATGCCCGGCCGGGCTATATCGGCAGAAATGCCCATTGTTTCCTGAAGAAGGAAATCAAGCCGCCGCGGCGCAAACCCGGATTCATCTCCGGCGTGGTCAGGTAA
- a CDS encoding thioredoxin family protein, producing MTMTRKMFTSALFAASLAVVGLVTPAFAGQVTPFTAEAFKSAQAAGSPVLVEIHADWCPTCKAQTPIVDRLTANPKFKDMKIFRVDFDDQKPVVKQFGAQMQSTLIVFKGAAEQGRSVGDTKEASIAKLLDKAL from the coding sequence ATGACAATGACCCGGAAGATGTTCACCAGCGCCCTGTTTGCCGCCTCGCTGGCGGTGGTCGGGCTGGTCACGCCGGCTTTCGCCGGCCAGGTGACGCCGTTCACCGCCGAGGCCTTCAAGTCGGCGCAGGCCGCGGGTAGCCCGGTTCTGGTCGAGATTCACGCCGATTGGTGCCCGACCTGCAAGGCCCAGACCCCGATCGTCGATCGCCTTACCGCCAATCCGAAATTCAAGGACATGAAGATCTTCCGGGTCGATTTCGACGACCAGAAGCCGGTGGTGAAGCAGTTCGGTGCGCAGATGCAGTCGACCCTGATCGTGTTCAAGGGCGCGGCCGAGCAGGGCCGCTCGGTCGGCGACACCAAGGAAGCCTCGATCGCCAAGCTGCTCGACAAGGCGCTGTGA
- a CDS encoding cytochrome c biogenesis CcdA family protein: MTGFALAFLAGLLSILSPCVLPLVPIVLGSAVSAHRYGALALAAGLALSFTAIGLLLAVAGFSLGIDAGMFRVAAAAIMIAIGVILLVPVWQMRLAAAGNPLAGWADRRFGGAAGSGLGGQFGIGLLLGAVWSPCVGPTLGAASLLASQGRDLPTVALTMALFGIGAALPLLLIGQLSRAALMGMRDRLLSAGKLGKTLLGAAFVLIGVAIVSGADKKIEAALVNASPAWLTELTTSF; this comes from the coding sequence GTGACCGGTTTCGCGCTGGCCTTTCTGGCCGGGCTGTTGTCGATCCTGTCGCCCTGCGTGCTGCCGCTGGTGCCGATCGTGCTGGGCAGCGCAGTCAGCGCGCATCGCTATGGCGCGCTGGCGCTGGCGGCCGGGCTGGCGCTGTCGTTCACCGCGATAGGCCTGCTGCTGGCGGTCGCCGGCTTCAGCCTTGGCATCGATGCCGGAATGTTTCGTGTCGCGGCCGCGGCGATCATGATCGCGATCGGCGTGATCCTGCTGGTGCCGGTCTGGCAAATGCGGCTGGCCGCCGCCGGCAATCCGCTGGCGGGCTGGGCCGATCGTCGCTTCGGCGGCGCCGCAGGCTCCGGGCTCGGCGGCCAGTTCGGAATCGGTCTGCTGCTCGGCGCGGTATGGTCGCCCTGCGTCGGCCCGACGCTGGGCGCGGCGTCGCTGCTGGCGTCGCAGGGCCGCGATCTGCCGACGGTGGCGCTGACCATGGCGCTGTTCGGCATCGGCGCCGCGCTGCCGCTGCTGCTGATCGGGCAGCTTTCCCGCGCCGCCCTGATGGGTATGCGCGACCGCCTGCTGTCGGCCGGCAAGCTCGGCAAGACCCTGCTGGGCGCGGCCTTCGTGCTGATCGGCGTGGCGATTGTCAGCGGCGCCGACAAGAAAATCGAAGCCGCGCTGGTCAACGCCTCGCCGGCCTGGCTGACCGAGCTCACGACGTCGTTCTGA